One region of Turicibacter bilis genomic DNA includes:
- a CDS encoding GNAT family N-acetyltransferase: MYLHTSHCHLVKNKSQNLLVDEWDQLPYPLIQPEDNLLYLEWSIILDETEKQVGTVALKQLPDMVTFKMIYHIDGEEIGLDLMEELLKLQIDYSFNSLKIQRLMIQVRAINFDMIRILRRLGMRLEEKTMIHDCALVTYTLTNYQQLPMMKMRSSSLVHSQVLQFVKNEEEIRILMQTGLRLNRNAPIDLMRDYHYRLFVNEETFLDYLNCTDWMHHFGDIVIVKKTILSKSAYLFQIQFQDGVRLDLEFISLVNLWGAVYEETLCRVILDKDGLLPPLDDPNDSAHYLQCPTEEEFNQLLNDIWWYQIEVAKALYRDEVTLVSSIYEEMLLERVTTLLSWKIGLKYEWKIDLGRKKRWLKRYLPESIYNDYLHLYPNKCCNSVWDRLFFMGSFIQKIAIEIAQTLGYDYDQSQGEIVTKFLHRINSLPDNATEFN, translated from the coding sequence ATGTATTTACACACGAGTCACTGTCACTTAGTCAAAAATAAAAGTCAAAACCTTCTGGTTGATGAGTGGGACCAATTACCCTATCCACTCATTCAACCAGAAGATAATCTCTTATATTTAGAGTGGAGTATTATTTTAGATGAAACTGAAAAACAAGTAGGGACTGTTGCTTTGAAACAATTACCAGATATGGTGACTTTTAAAATGATTTATCATATTGATGGAGAGGAAATAGGATTAGATTTAATGGAGGAACTATTAAAATTACAGATTGATTATTCTTTTAACTCTCTCAAAATTCAACGATTAATGATTCAAGTCCGCGCCATCAACTTTGATATGATTCGTATTCTAAGACGACTCGGGATGCGGTTAGAGGAAAAAACAATGATTCATGATTGTGCTTTAGTCACCTATACATTAACTAATTATCAACAATTACCCATGATGAAAATGCGTTCATCTAGTTTAGTACATAGTCAAGTGCTACAATTTGTTAAAAATGAAGAAGAGATTCGAATTTTAATGCAAACCGGTTTACGTCTTAATCGAAATGCGCCGATTGACTTAATGCGTGATTATCATTATCGTCTTTTTGTTAATGAAGAAACTTTTTTAGATTATTTAAATTGTACCGATTGGATGCATCATTTTGGTGATATAGTGATTGTTAAAAAAACAATTCTTTCAAAGTCTGCTTACTTATTTCAAATACAATTTCAAGATGGAGTGAGATTGGATTTAGAATTTATTTCACTTGTTAATTTATGGGGAGCTGTTTACGAAGAAACATTATGTCGAGTCATTTTAGATAAAGATGGCCTCTTACCTCCTCTTGATGATCCTAATGATAGTGCCCATTATCTTCAATGCCCAACTGAAGAAGAGTTTAATCAGTTATTAAATGACATTTGGTGGTATCAAATTGAAGTGGCGAAAGCATTGTATCGAGATGAAGTTACTTTAGTTAGTTCTATTTATGAAGAAATGTTACTTGAACGAGTGACGACACTATTAAGTTGGAAAATTGGGCTGAAATATGAATGGAAAATAGATTTAGGACGAAAAAAAAGATGGTTAAAACGATATTTACCTGAAAGTATATACAATGATTACTTACATTTATATCCAAATAAATGCTGTAACTCAGTATGGGATCGTTTATTTTTCATGGGTTCCTTTATTCAAAAAATAGCGATTGAAATTGCTCAAACTTTAGGCTATGATTACGATCAATCGCAAGGTGAGATAGTCACGAAGTTTTTACATCGAATTAATTCATTACCTGATAATGCGACAGAATTTAATTGA